AAGGTCTGTGGATTTGCCTACGGGCACGGATTCGCCGGTCAGGGCCGATTCGTCCACGCGTAGATCCTTGATGGCGACGAGGCGCAGGTCGGCGGGAACCTTGTCGCCCGAGCGCAGAACCACGATGTCTCCGGGAACCAGTTCGGAAGCCGCCACGCGCCTGGTGGAGCCCGAACGGATGACCACCGCCTCGGTGATCATGGAATTGGCGAGGGCTTCGAGCGCTCCGGCCGCCTTGGCTTCCTGGATGTAGCCCACGATGGCATTGACCAGGACCACGCCGACGATGACTCCTGAATCCACCACCTCCCCAAGGGCTGCGGTGATTATTCCGGCCGCGATGAGGATGTAGACCAGGGGCTGGTGAAACTGGAGCAGAAAGCGTTCGAGCTTGGTTTTGCCCCGGCGAGCGGTCAGTGAGTTGGGACCGAATTCGTCCGTCCGCCACTTGAGCTGCAGAGTGTCCAGGCCTTTGTCCGGGTCGACCTGGAATACTTCCAGCACTTCCTTTGAAGGCAGGTGGTGCCAGACTTTTCCGCTAAAGCAATCCATATGAACGCTCCTCGTGTTGGTGATGGGGAAGACGCAATGCAACCACGTCGGTTTTGGGAAAAACAAGTGTTTACTGAGTAGAGCACATAATGGCAAACTTCAAGAAGTGAAGTGCAATGGCGTGTCTTGCGGCCGTTCGGAGGCATTCCTGCCGCGAGCATCGGCCAGGCGTTGTCTGGACAACTCGCGGAGGCTTCATCCATGGGCTTTTGGAATCGACTGTCGCCGTGCGATCTGCGGCCCTGTAGGCCTGGGTCTGGGCGTTTTGCGTGGCCGTTTCAGGACTTCGCGTTCATCGTGAATGGAGCCGTTCCGGGCGCTGTCTTGTTCTTGGCGGGAAAAGGAAATGGTGATCGGCGTGCCGGATTTTGAAGTGATCGCGCAGGAGCCCGGATTTTTTGTCGTGCACAAGGATCCGGGGCTTGATTTTCATGATTGCGACGGCCGTCCCGGGCTGTGCACCCTGGTCCGGGATCGGTTGGGCCGGAGGGTTTTTCCGGTGCACCGCCTGGACAAGGCCACCTCCGGGTTACTGCTGCTGGCCGAAAGCCGGGAGTGGGCCGGGGTCCTGGCCGGGCTGTTTCGGGAACGCGCCGTCAGTAAATACTACGTCGCCCTGTCGGACATGGCCCCGCACAAAAAGCAGGGGCTCATCCAGGGCGACATGGTCCGCTCGCGCCGGGGCAGCTGGATGCTGGCCCGGACCATGGAGCGTCCGGCAAGGACGCGGTTTTTGAGTTGGTCCGTGCGGCCGGGCCTGCGCCTCTTCGTCCTGAAACCCATGACCGGGCGCACGCATCAGCTACGCGTGGCCATGAAGAGCCTGGGCGCGCCTGTTCTGGGCGATGTCCTCTACCACCCCATTGTCCCGGAGTGGCCGGATCGCATGTATCTGCACGCTCACACCCTGCGTTTTTCCCTGGACGGAAAGGATTTTGCCTACGCCTGCCCGCCCAAAAGCGGAGCCGTCTTTCTGGAGGGTGCGACCAGGAGCGCCCTTGAGGCCCTGGGGCCGCTGGACGCCCTTGCGTGGCCAAAGGGCGCCGGAAATTCTTCGAAGAAGTAGCGTTTGTTTTTGCTGGAGAAGCGGTCAGGTATCGAGCAGGTTGTTGCCCTTGACGCGCATGCGGGAGTTCAGGGCGTCGATGCGTTCCTGCAGGCGTGCGCGGCGGTGTTCGTTATTTTCGCCATAGAAGGAACGCAGCAGAAAGTTGCGGCAATGAAACAGGGTGTGCGACTCCTGATCGATATCGACCAGTTTTCCGCAAATGGCGCAGGTGCTGAATTTGGCCATGGATCACACCCCCTTGGGCGGCTGAAAGGGGGCGTTTGAATTGTCTTCCCAGGATACGCCGGTCAGCAGGCGGTACATCTTGAGCGCTTCGAGATGTTCCGGAGACAGCCCCAAAGCGAGTTTGATGCATTCCAGTGCGTTTGCCGGTTGGGCATCGCAAAAATAGGCTTTGGCCATGTTGTAGTGAATGTTCTCATCCTTGGGGCTGAGCTGGACGGCCTGGAAATAAGCCTGAATGGCTTCCTTGTACTGTTTTTCCTGACGCAGCCTGATGCCAAGTGTATTGTACGGATTGGGCGCGTTGATGTCGTATTTGACGATTTCGACGAATATTTTTTTGACCTTGGCAAAGTTGTTGAGCTTTGCATACTCTTCGGCAGCTTTTTGCAGATAATGGCGATAGCGGTCGGTGTCGTTCTTGCCCAGATAGGCTTGGGCCAGTCCTTCGTAAGCCTTGATGAAGGTCTGGTTGCGGGCCAGGGACTGGTTGAAGGCCTGGAGGGCGTCGGACCACTTCTTGTCCACCAGAAACTGGCAGCCCCGGAAGAAGAGGCGGCTGGCCTGTTCGTCCTCCTGGTTGACGACGGGGGTCAGGTCGCCGATGGCGTCCTCGTATCTGCCCTGGACGATGAGCGTCTCGGCCTGCTCCACGGTTTCACGATCACTGTCCTGGGTCTGCACCATCTTTCTGGACTGGGCCATATGCTTTTCCAGGGCCGACAGGTTGTAGGGGCGCAGAACCAGTCCCGAACATCCGGCCGAGATGACGCCAAGCACGAACTCCTCGGCCCGCTCCGCCGAAATGACCAGTATGTGGAGGTATTCCGCCTGCCGGACTTCTCGCAGGGCGCTGACGAATTCGGCGATGGTCAGGTCCTCGACTTCCGTGTCGACGATGATGATCCGGGCCGGATTGAATTTGATGAACTCCACCGCCGACTTGCCCGAGGAAAACCGTGCGCAGTTGCTGTATCCGAGCTTGGCAAGGTGATCCCTGGTTTCCTGGAAAAGGGAGTCTTGGCTTGTGGCCACGAAAACGAGATCCGTCATTCCCATGTGCTTACATGTCCTGTTTTCCTACGTGTTCTTAGGTAGTGTCGTGCAATTGTCATACGCGTTTAGTGCGTAGTTCACAAGCATTCGGCTGCCTCCGCCGCGTATTGGTCCTTGACAGCCCCCCTGCCCGTTACGCTACCCGGAATCAGTTCGCCTGCCTTTTGATCAACTTTTCATACGCAGCAGCGCCGCTGGCCTCCCGCCTGCGGACATCAACTTTCGGCTCAGGGCCGTTGGTCTTCCCATGGAAATCAAGAAAAAAATCGAAATTCTCGCCCCGGCCGGTGATATTGACAGCTTTTTGGCCGCCATCGCCGCCGGCGCCGACGCCATCTATTGTGGGCTTAAAAATTTTTCCGCGCGCATGGAGGCGGAGAATTTCTCTCTGACCGAGCTCGCGGCCCTGACGGAACTTGCCCATGCCAAGGGTATTCGTGTGCATGTGGCCATGAACAACCTGCTCAAGACCCCCGAGCTGGACCAGGCTGGCCGTCTCATTCACCGGCTGCAAACCCAGGTCGGGCCGGACGCGCTCATCGTGCAGGATCTCGGCCTGCCCGCCCTGGCCCGGCAGGCCGGGTTCAAGGGCGAGCTGCACCTCTCCACCCTGGCCAACGGCGGAACCATCGCCGGGCTGCCGCAGATCCTGGCGCTGGGCGTGGACCGGCTGGTGCTGCCCCGGGAGTTGTCCATCGACGAGATTAAGGCCGTCGCCGCCGGCTGTCCCGAGGGGTTGGGCCTTGAGGTGTTTGTGCATGGCGCGCTGTGCTATGCCGTCTCGGGCAGGTGCTACTGGTCGAGTTATCTGGGCGGCAAAAGCGGCCTGCGCGGCCGCTGCGTGCAGCCCTGTCGCCGTCAGTATCAGCAGAAGAGCCAGAAGACCTCGTTCTTCTCCTGTGACGACCTGTCCCTGGATGTGCTGGTGCGCCCCTTGAGCGGGGTGGACAAGGCCTGCTCCTGGAAGATCGAGGGGCGCAAGAAGGGGCCCCATTACGTGTATTACACGGTCACGGCCTATCGCATGCTGCGTGACGCCGGCGATGATCCGGCCCAGCGCAAGGCGGCCCTCGGGCTTTTGGACATGGCGCTGGGGCGGCCGGCCTCGCACTATAATTTTCTTGGGCATCGGCCCAGCAACCCCATCGCCGACCGGGAGCAGACGGCTTCCGGGCACATGGTCGGCAAGGTCCAAGGCGGGTTCAAGGCCGCCTACGTCTCCCCGCGCGAGCCGCTCAAAAGCGGCGATCTGCTGCGCATCGGCTACGAGGATCAGGCCGGGCACCAGACCGTGAAAATCCGGCGCGACATCCCGAAGGGCGGCCGCCTGGAGCTGGCCAAGGGGCAGGGGCGCCCCGCTCCCCAGGGCGCTCCGGTCTTTCTGGTGGACCGCCGGGAGCGGGAGTTGCAAGCCCTGATCGCGGACCTGAAAAAAGATCTGGCTTTCGACCGCCCGACCAAGGAGTCAACCTTTTCGCCGACCCTGCCCAGATCCGTTCGGCGCAAGGGCAAGCCGCGCGAGATGGACGTCTGGCGCAGCCTTCCGGCCAGGCTCGGCAATCAGAGCGAGCAGGCCGTATGGCTCACCCCCGGCGTGGAGCGGAACATCTCCCGCAATATTTTCGGGCGCATCTGGTGGTGGCTGCCGCCCGTGATCTGGCCCGGGGAGGAAAAGGCCTGGACCGAGTGCCTGGACAACATGACCCGCCTTGGAGCCCGGCAGTTCGTGCTGAACGCGCCCTGGCAGATGGGGCTTTTCGGCAAGCCCGAACGCCAGACCTTCTGGGCCGGGCCCATGTGCAACACGGCCAACCCGCTGGCCCT
This sequence is a window from Desulfomicrobium apsheronum. Protein-coding genes within it:
- a CDS encoding pseudouridine synthase; protein product: MVIGVPDFEVIAQEPGFFVVHKDPGLDFHDCDGRPGLCTLVRDRLGRRVFPVHRLDKATSGLLLLAESREWAGVLAGLFRERAVSKYYVALSDMAPHKKQGLIQGDMVRSRRGSWMLARTMERPARTRFLSWSVRPGLRLFVLKPMTGRTHQLRVAMKSLGAPVLGDVLYHPIVPEWPDRMYLHAHTLRFSLDGKDFAYACPPKSGAVFLEGATRSALEALGPLDALAWPKGAGNSSKK
- a CDS encoding tetratricopeptide repeat protein, whose translation is MTDLVFVATSQDSLFQETRDHLAKLGYSNCARFSSGKSAVEFIKFNPARIIIVDTEVEDLTIAEFVSALREVRQAEYLHILVISAERAEEFVLGVISAGCSGLVLRPYNLSALEKHMAQSRKMVQTQDSDRETVEQAETLIVQGRYEDAIGDLTPVVNQEDEQASRLFFRGCQFLVDKKWSDALQAFNQSLARNQTFIKAYEGLAQAYLGKNDTDRYRHYLQKAAEEYAKLNNFAKVKKIFVEIVKYDINAPNPYNTLGIRLRQEKQYKEAIQAYFQAVQLSPKDENIHYNMAKAYFCDAQPANALECIKLALGLSPEHLEALKMYRLLTGVSWEDNSNAPFQPPKGV
- a CDS encoding peptidase U32 family protein; the protein is MEIKKKIEILAPAGDIDSFLAAIAAGADAIYCGLKNFSARMEAENFSLTELAALTELAHAKGIRVHVAMNNLLKTPELDQAGRLIHRLQTQVGPDALIVQDLGLPALARQAGFKGELHLSTLANGGTIAGLPQILALGVDRLVLPRELSIDEIKAVAAGCPEGLGLEVFVHGALCYAVSGRCYWSSYLGGKSGLRGRCVQPCRRQYQQKSQKTSFFSCDDLSLDVLVRPLSGVDKACSWKIEGRKKGPHYVYYTVTAYRMLRDAGDDPAQRKAALGLLDMALGRPASHYNFLGHRPSNPIADREQTASGHMVGKVQGGFKAAYVSPREPLKSGDLLRIGYEDQAGHQTVKIRRDIPKGGRLELAKGQGRPAPQGAPVFLVDRRERELQALIADLKKDLAFDRPTKESTFSPTLPRSVRRKGKPREMDVWRSLPARLGNQSEQAVWLTPGVERNISRNIFGRIWWWLPPVIWPGEEKAWTECLDNMTRLGARQFVLNAPWQMGLFGKPERQTFWAGPMCNTANPLALAELARMGFAGAFVSPELDRQGFLELPALSPLPLGILVKGIHPLCVSRIRSENLREREPFQSPKGEQFWSRTYGGLVWTFPNWEIDLSEKWTELEKAGYALLARLHEPVPEKVSIKERQGLWNWDLKML